Proteins encoded within one genomic window of Sphingomonas sp. NBWT7:
- a CDS encoding M23 family metallopeptidase, producing the protein MTRLGATILGLIVLMLAGFASMVSFGGGSAVREAEPGRVAPASPPALPTVGAPLAVPVAGVRAEALVDTWGHSRAGGLRTHQAIDIPAPGGTPVVAAAPGTVEKLFGSVAGGTTLYVRSPDRAWSYYYAHLAGYAPGVQEGLSVKRGTLLGFVGDTGNAGAGNTHLHFGVSRMHAGERWYQGEPRNPYPLLAGSAPRR; encoded by the coding sequence GTGACCAGGCTCGGTGCGACGATCCTCGGGCTGATCGTGCTGATGCTCGCCGGCTTCGCCTCGATGGTGTCGTTCGGCGGCGGCTCAGCGGTTCGAGAAGCCGAGCCGGGGCGCGTCGCACCGGCATCGCCGCCGGCTTTGCCGACCGTCGGCGCGCCGCTCGCCGTGCCGGTGGCCGGCGTCCGGGCAGAGGCGTTGGTCGATACCTGGGGGCACAGCCGGGCAGGGGGGCTGCGCACGCATCAGGCGATCGACATCCCGGCGCCGGGCGGCACACCGGTCGTCGCCGCCGCACCAGGGACGGTAGAAAAGCTGTTCGGCAGCGTCGCTGGCGGGACCACGCTCTACGTACGGTCGCCAGATCGCGCGTGGAGCTATTATTACGCGCATCTCGCGGGCTATGCGCCGGGCGTCCAGGAAGGGCTTAGCGTCAAGCGCGGCACGCTGCTCGGCTTCGTGGGCGATACTGGTAACGCGGGAGCAGGAAACACGCACCTGCATTTCGGCGTCAGCCGGATGCATGCGGGCGAGCGCTGGTATCAGGGCGAGCCGCGCAATCCCTACCCGCTGCTTGCCGGATCGGCGCCGCGCCGCTAG
- the efp gene encoding elongation factor P, with translation MKISGVDIRPGNIIEYEGGIWRAVKIQHTQPGKGGAYMQVELKNLRDGRKNNVRFRSAETVERVRLDTKDFQFLFADGDGLVFMDKETYDQVTLPRDLLGDAAAFLQDGMDVVMELYEEEAISVQLPDTIEATIVEADAVVKGQTASSSYKPAVLDNGVRVMVPPHIASGTRIVVDVYEQTYVRRAD, from the coding sequence ATGAAGATCAGCGGCGTGGACATCCGTCCCGGCAACATCATCGAGTACGAAGGCGGCATCTGGCGCGCGGTGAAGATCCAGCACACGCAGCCCGGCAAGGGCGGCGCGTACATGCAGGTCGAGCTCAAGAACCTGCGCGACGGCCGCAAGAACAACGTCCGCTTCCGCTCGGCTGAAACGGTGGAGCGCGTGCGGCTCGACACCAAGGACTTCCAGTTCCTGTTCGCCGACGGCGACGGGCTCGTCTTCATGGACAAGGAAACCTATGATCAGGTGACGCTGCCGCGCGACCTGCTCGGCGACGCCGCCGCCTTCCTGCAGGACGGGATGGACGTGGTGATGGAACTCTACGAGGAGGAAGCCATCAGCGTGCAGTTGCCCGACACGATCGAGGCGACGATCGTCGAGGCGGACGCGGTGGTGAAGGGGCAGACCGCCTCGTCGAGCTACAAGCCGGCGGTGCTCGATAATGGCGTGCGCGTGATGGTGCCGCCGCACATCGCCAGCGGCACGCGCATCGTCGTCGACGTGTACGAGCAGACTTACGTCCGCCGCGCGGACTGA